One region of Haladaptatus cibarius D43 genomic DNA includes:
- a CDS encoding HsdM family class I SAM-dependent methyltransferase, whose product MPSKSSFHARLCSAIEQHVSTHDTHFETPGREKEPNDATGIFVPSTSRDGIPIEITDKTVDPHSVDVRRRGDRYARKNGASLFVTANEHDAFLFRRTESATDGVESTTDETEFARRHYDLRTQSVEEFVGKFIADVVELQDGSEVSTTFDDIVVLRLRSFHTSIFPLYESLIREKFDDCDRFRELLVEWARKNDYPFEFPDLNQTFRIAAQQYAYLLLNRTVFAELGRAAEFGDNRAPDVSMQSLDQRVSGCVQSAGGEHGFDPLFETDSEFFAAIPNDDRTRERLFDFINSIEEEPFSAIDTDVVGQLYQQLIPVEERKTLGQFYTPDAIGRLLSRWAIRSPDDRFLDPASGSGAIAIEAYKRLDELGTLSHQEILRRITAVDINEFPLHLTALNLATRNVREPTTERFAYHADFFDLEPGASRSNTVERGRGATENEEEPTAGDPIGTFDATVANPPYVRQEFLYPNRDHFRDHLKRFEPDSARNYSDGERAIDGRSDLYCYFLTNVTRFLREGARLAWVIPTKWMSADYGPSLRRFLYDQYKVEAVVGFRNRLFEDALVDTVLLLMERTDDATARRNTQTKFIRLNERMDEDDVLALIDRTEDVPDGSYMTIRGDSAYRTITISQSYLANYPEAKLQQYITAPTLYTAVLEHDNTVSLSDVATITRGKKTGANPIFILDAETTRARTIDDRFLRPAVKSVKEVDGYEQTATEAEQWMLDMSEYVSAVESDIEATAESAGETTNDLAENVVSALQRDGYDGVLSYLRWAETHPARSNKSVNLNDPWFDMGSLDDNTAPIVCPQAMDTHRFFARTDEKIVASNRFLLVRPTTVDSTLLLGLLNASLSKIVIESHGRVTGGGAINLSSSDLRTLRVVDPDSLTDEQKETVRNGFETLAGGDERGRDDIDNVVASALDFDLDNGEIREIARTLKSTRRKKGQEVAALIRNVDELESGIEVAFGDTRGRNE is encoded by the coding sequence ATGCCGTCGAAGTCCTCCTTCCACGCACGTCTTTGTTCGGCGATAGAGCAACACGTCTCTACACACGACACTCACTTCGAGACGCCCGGCAGAGAGAAAGAACCAAACGACGCAACTGGCATCTTCGTTCCCTCCACCTCGCGCGATGGCATCCCTATCGAGATTACTGACAAAACTGTAGACCCGCACTCTGTGGACGTGCGACGACGGGGTGACCGATACGCCCGAAAAAACGGTGCGAGCCTGTTCGTCACGGCGAACGAACACGACGCGTTCCTGTTTCGGCGAACCGAATCCGCGACGGATGGTGTCGAATCTACTACCGACGAAACTGAATTTGCCCGACGACATTACGACCTTCGCACCCAATCCGTGGAGGAGTTCGTCGGGAAATTCATTGCAGACGTCGTCGAACTGCAGGACGGTTCCGAAGTTTCCACCACATTCGACGATATCGTCGTCCTCCGTCTCCGGAGTTTTCACACTAGCATATTTCCGCTGTACGAATCGCTCATCCGCGAGAAATTCGATGACTGCGACCGATTTCGGGAGTTGTTGGTCGAGTGGGCGCGGAAAAACGACTATCCGTTCGAATTTCCCGACCTGAACCAGACGTTCCGAATCGCCGCCCAGCAGTACGCGTATCTGCTGCTGAACCGAACCGTGTTCGCCGAACTCGGCCGTGCGGCCGAGTTCGGCGATAACCGAGCGCCGGATGTATCGATGCAGTCCCTCGACCAACGGGTTTCGGGGTGCGTTCAGTCAGCGGGTGGCGAACACGGCTTCGACCCACTTTTCGAGACCGATAGCGAATTTTTCGCCGCGATTCCGAACGACGACCGAACGCGGGAACGGTTGTTCGACTTCATCAACAGTATCGAAGAAGAGCCGTTTTCGGCCATCGACACCGATGTCGTCGGGCAGTTGTACCAGCAACTCATTCCAGTCGAGGAGCGCAAAACATTGGGGCAGTTCTACACGCCGGATGCAATCGGGCGACTGCTTTCTCGGTGGGCGATTCGGTCACCCGACGACCGATTTCTCGACCCGGCCAGTGGCTCCGGAGCGATTGCGATAGAGGCGTACAAACGACTGGACGAGTTGGGAACTCTTTCCCATCAGGAGATTCTCCGGCGTATCACGGCGGTCGATATAAACGAATTTCCGCTCCATCTCACCGCGCTCAACCTCGCGACTCGGAACGTCCGCGAACCGACGACGGAACGATTTGCGTACCACGCCGACTTCTTCGACCTCGAACCGGGTGCGAGCCGGTCGAATACAGTGGAGAGGGGGAGAGGAGCGACGGAAAACGAGGAAGAACCCACGGCGGGCGACCCGATCGGGACGTTCGACGCGACGGTGGCAAATCCACCCTACGTCCGACAGGAGTTTCTGTACCCGAACCGCGACCATTTCCGCGACCATCTGAAACGGTTCGAACCGGATTCGGCGCGAAACTACTCCGACGGCGAGAGAGCAATCGACGGGCGAAGCGACCTCTACTGCTACTTCCTCACGAACGTCACCCGATTTCTCCGCGAAGGGGCGCGATTGGCGTGGGTCATTCCGACGAAGTGGATGTCCGCGGATTACGGCCCGTCGCTCCGTCGATTTCTCTACGACCAGTACAAAGTCGAAGCGGTGGTCGGGTTCCGAAACCGCCTCTTCGAGGACGCATTGGTCGATACGGTGTTGTTGCTGATGGAGCGAACGGACGACGCGACGGCGCGCAGAAACACGCAGACGAAGTTCATCCGCCTTAACGAACGGATGGACGAAGACGATGTGTTGGCACTCATCGACAGAACCGAGGACGTTCCGGACGGGAGTTACATGACGATTCGAGGGGATTCGGCGTATCGAACGATTACTATCTCACAGTCGTATCTGGCGAACTATCCCGAAGCGAAACTCCAGCAGTACATCACTGCCCCGACGCTTTACACGGCGGTTTTGGAACACGACAATACGGTTTCGCTGTCCGACGTCGCTACGATAACGCGCGGGAAGAAAACGGGTGCGAACCCGATTTTCATCCTCGATGCGGAAACCACTCGTGCGCGAACCATCGACGACCGATTCCTGCGGCCCGCCGTAAAGAGCGTGAAGGAGGTCGATGGGTACGAACAGACGGCAACGGAGGCAGAACAGTGGATGCTCGACATGAGCGAGTACGTTTCGGCGGTCGAATCCGATATTGAAGCCACGGCCGAATCGGCGGGAGAAACCACGAACGACCTCGCAGAAAACGTCGTGTCTGCACTACAGCGCGACGGCTACGACGGCGTGCTGTCGTATCTTCGCTGGGCAGAGACACATCCTGCTCGGTCGAACAAGTCGGTGAACCTCAACGACCCGTGGTTCGATATGGGTTCGTTGGACGACAACACCGCCCCAATCGTCTGTCCGCAGGCGATGGACACGCACCGGTTTTTCGCCCGAACCGACGAGAAAATCGTCGCCAGCAACCGGTTTCTGTTGGTGCGACCGACGACGGTCGATTCGACGCTCCTCCTCGGACTGCTGAACGCCAGTCTCTCGAAAATCGTCATCGAAAGCCACGGCAGGGTTACCGGCGGCGGCGCGATAAACCTCTCAAGTTCCGACCTTCGCACACTTCGCGTCGTTGACCCGGACAGCTTGACCGACGAGCAAAAGGAGACCGTTCGGAACGGATTCGAAACGCTGGCAGGTGGCGACGAACGTGGACGCGACGACATCGATAACGTCGTCGCGTCCGCCCTCGATTTCGACCTCGACAACGGTGAAATACGCGAAATCGCACGAACGCTCAAATCGACGCGGCGGAAGAAAGGACAGGAAGTGGCCGCACTGATTCGGAACGTAGACGAGTTAGAGAGCGGTATCGAGGTGGCATTCGGCGACACTCGGGGACGGAACGAGTAG
- a CDS encoding AI-2E family transporter, whose protein sequence is MNRERGFLLFLIAVFGLLAGLLIKPFLQFVLAAILLSYVLYPLQKRLAPRIGPRISALLLLVTTTLVILVPIATFFAIAAQQAATILQAILRGDPQVFELLDLFERYTGITIEGRNIREFIPEDSTSQIVDNAMSIFGGISDALIGITILAFLLYYLLVDGETLLRWIRRSTPLPASVQDELYGEMNQVMWGVLVGNVLVAVVQGVLTGIGLAIAGVPGVVFWTVVTTLLSLLPIIGASVVWLPASGYLFVVNRPIPALFLFVYGTLVISLSDNYLRPVVSGREARLNPGLLVVGIFGGVYAFGFMGLFFGPIVLGVFRSLVTVFAREYAPRV, encoded by the coding sequence ATGAACAGGGAACGTGGGTTTTTGCTGTTCCTCATCGCCGTGTTCGGCCTCCTCGCCGGACTCCTCATCAAGCCGTTTCTCCAGTTCGTACTGGCCGCAATTCTCCTGAGCTACGTTCTCTATCCGCTCCAAAAACGGCTCGCGCCACGAATCGGCCCGCGGATTTCGGCGCTGTTGCTTCTCGTCACGACCACGCTCGTGATACTCGTCCCCATCGCGACGTTCTTCGCTATCGCCGCCCAGCAAGCGGCAACGATTCTTCAGGCAATCCTCCGCGGCGACCCGCAGGTCTTCGAACTGCTCGACCTCTTCGAACGGTACACCGGTATCACCATCGAAGGGCGAAACATTCGGGAGTTCATTCCGGAGGATAGCACGTCCCAAATCGTGGACAACGCGATGAGTATCTTCGGCGGGATTTCGGACGCCCTCATCGGAATCACGATTCTGGCGTTTCTCCTGTACTACCTCCTCGTAGACGGTGAAACCTTGCTCCGCTGGATTCGCCGAAGCACGCCGCTTCCGGCGTCGGTACAGGACGAACTGTACGGCGAGATGAATCAGGTCATGTGGGGCGTGCTGGTCGGCAACGTCCTCGTGGCGGTCGTGCAAGGCGTGCTGACGGGTATCGGCCTCGCCATCGCGGGGGTTCCGGGCGTCGTGTTTTGGACGGTCGTCACGACGCTTCTCTCGCTCCTTCCGATTATCGGCGCGTCCGTCGTCTGGCTTCCGGCGTCGGGGTATCTGTTCGTCGTGAACCGCCCGATACCCGCCCTGTTTCTGTTCGTCTACGGAACGCTCGTCATCAGTCTCTCCGACAACTATCTGCGCCCCGTGGTCAGCGGCCGCGAGGCGCGACTGAATCCCGGCCTACTCGTCGTCGGCATCTTCGGCGGCGTCTACGCGTTCGGCTTCATGGGCCTCTTTTTCGGCCCAATCGTTCTCGGCGTATTTCGCTCCCTCGTCACGGTGTTCGCCCGCGAATACGCCCCTCGGGTGTGA
- a CDS encoding right-handed parallel beta-helix repeat-containing protein: MRTVWVVLSVVLAFTLVPGIGGTTGQQAAVPQHADSVREHGAQTGDSVTAIDSCTTISNPGRYALTSDVTNATVDTCIRITANDVVFDGRGNDIDGVGAFGSAGVLVTSGENVTVRNATATDWDDGIRFTGIQNATVRDTTTARNRVGLSLVSLRGGTVLNNTARENAVAGVFLVGASENNTLRNTTANENALVGVQLVEAQGNSIVDTVARGNEFGVALLGASENTVRGSVASENEIAGLWLSAAADNRIRNNRVTNRFYGIYLADNARNNTVESNTALGNSVGVRLRASDENAVLRNRVSNSSDTGILLISSNNNRVVGNTGANNRRDIIVSESSQGNTLLNNSVGEQG; this comes from the coding sequence ATGCGAACAGTTTGGGTCGTCCTTTCGGTCGTGCTGGCGTTCACACTGGTTCCGGGTATCGGCGGGACAACGGGCCAACAGGCCGCTGTCCCGCAGCACGCCGACTCCGTGCGCGAGCACGGAGCGCAAACTGGTGACTCGGTCACCGCAATCGATTCCTGCACGACGATTTCGAATCCGGGTCGCTACGCCCTGACGAGCGACGTGACGAACGCGACGGTGGACACCTGTATCCGCATCACGGCGAACGACGTGGTGTTCGACGGGCGAGGAAACGACATTGACGGCGTCGGCGCGTTCGGTTCCGCTGGTGTCCTCGTCACGAGCGGCGAAAACGTGACCGTTCGGAACGCGACCGCGACCGACTGGGACGACGGGATTCGATTCACGGGAATACAGAACGCGACCGTCCGGGATACCACGACGGCCCGAAACCGCGTCGGCCTCTCACTGGTTTCGCTTCGCGGCGGAACCGTCCTGAACAACACCGCCCGAGAAAACGCAGTGGCTGGCGTCTTCCTCGTCGGTGCGAGCGAGAACAACACGCTCCGGAACACGACGGCGAACGAGAACGCGCTGGTCGGCGTGCAACTCGTCGAAGCGCAGGGGAACAGCATCGTCGATACGGTCGCCCGCGGCAACGAGTTCGGAGTTGCCCTGCTCGGTGCGAGCGAGAACACGGTTCGCGGAAGCGTGGCGAGCGAAAACGAAATCGCGGGACTGTGGCTTTCGGCCGCCGCCGACAACCGCATTCGCAACAATCGAGTGACGAACCGATTTTACGGAATTTATCTCGCGGACAACGCGCGAAACAACACGGTCGAATCGAACACCGCACTGGGGAACTCCGTAGGCGTTCGCCTCCGGGCGAGCGACGAAAACGCCGTCCTCCGCAACCGCGTTTCGAACAGCAGCGACACGGGAATCCTGCTCATTTCGAGCAACAACAATCGCGTCGTCGGCAACACCGGAGCGAACAACCGACGGGACATCATCGTCTCGGAGTCGTCGCAGGGTAACACCCTCTTGAACAATTCGGTGGGGGAACAGGGATAA
- a CDS encoding 5-formyltetrahydrofolate cyclo-ligase has translation MTKDDLRERIWTQLEDEGVARFPFPPHGRIPNFAGAKEAAERLAELPEWREASVIKANPDSPQLPVRRRALREGKVVYMAQPRLRDEKPFMKLDPAEIEDTDSAATVSKMDDYAEPVAPEEMPSIDFVVSGSVAVTDDGARVGKGEGYSDLEYAVLHEMGLVDEQTTIASTVHEMQVVEDEIRLEPHDVPMDVLVTPDREIRTETPFPRPSGIDWESIPKEKIEEIPLLGRLQS, from the coding sequence ATGACCAAAGACGACCTCCGCGAACGAATCTGGACGCAGTTGGAAGACGAGGGTGTCGCGCGATTTCCGTTTCCGCCACACGGTCGAATTCCGAACTTCGCAGGTGCGAAGGAGGCAGCGGAGCGACTCGCTGAACTGCCGGAGTGGAGGGAGGCGAGCGTGATAAAAGCAAATCCGGATTCGCCACAACTCCCCGTCCGGCGGCGCGCGCTCCGCGAAGGAAAAGTCGTCTACATGGCTCAGCCGCGACTGCGGGACGAAAAACCGTTCATGAAACTCGACCCGGCGGAAATCGAGGACACCGATTCTGCCGCCACGGTTTCGAAGATGGACGACTACGCCGAACCAGTCGCCCCGGAGGAGATGCCGTCAATCGATTTCGTCGTTTCGGGAAGCGTCGCAGTGACGGACGACGGCGCGCGAGTCGGGAAGGGAGAAGGGTACAGCGACCTCGAATACGCGGTTTTACACGAGATGGGATTGGTGGACGAGCAAACGACGATTGCCTCGACGGTTCACGAGATGCAGGTGGTCGAAGACGAGATTCGACTCGAACCCCACGACGTGCCGATGGACGTACTCGTCACACCTGACCGAGAAATCCGCACGGAAACGCCGTTTCCGCGTCCGTCGGGAATCGACTGGGAGTCGATTCCCAAGGAGAAAATCGAGGAAATTCCGCTTCTCGGGCGACTGCAATCGTAA
- a CDS encoding GYD domain-containing protein, whose product MAKYVSLVKIRGSVQNAQKLASSLGNLASEVEEYEAEIDASYAILGEYDFMVVFDAPDRNAAFRASIAIENQGLDTQTMEIVPVEEFAGLVED is encoded by the coding sequence ATGGCAAAATACGTTTCACTGGTGAAAATCCGCGGTTCCGTACAGAACGCCCAGAAATTGGCCTCGTCGCTTGGAAACCTCGCCAGCGAAGTCGAGGAGTACGAGGCAGAAATCGACGCGAGTTACGCGATTCTCGGCGAGTACGACTTCATGGTCGTCTTCGACGCGCCGGACAGAAACGCCGCGTTCCGGGCGTCGATAGCCATCGAGAATCAGGGCCTCGACACGCAAACGATGGAAATCGTGCCCGTGGAGGAGTTCGCAGGCCTCGTGGAGGACTAG
- a CDS encoding succinylglutamate desuccinylase/aspartoacylase family protein — protein MAGHSAERVPLARLPSGVELETTVHTYDGADDGPTLYVQAAQHGREINGSEVLRRFHEAIDPDELAGKIVAVPVADPLTFDRVSYTTPEQLDSINPNMNRVWPGDEEGTLHERMAATLWEYATGADAIVDLHTGSPNMMPHVVFMEDDAESRALAEAFGTDLLLSEQAGDDADVEWSERDFGGKFRVAATREGIPSITPELAHNKEIVEDAVETGLTGLLNVCRELGMFQRSPVENGDWELARNHLGRVDATDSGLFVVESNHELGDEVAAGERIGTLYDPATYEVLQEVETDRAGVLYALTREATVCGGGKLLSVALLRD, from the coding sequence ATGGCAGGACACAGCGCGGAACGCGTACCGCTCGCTCGACTCCCTTCCGGCGTCGAACTCGAAACGACGGTTCACACCTACGATGGCGCGGACGACGGCCCGACCCTGTACGTGCAGGCGGCACAGCACGGCCGGGAAATCAACGGGAGTGAGGTGCTTCGGCGCTTCCACGAAGCAATCGACCCCGACGAACTCGCCGGAAAAATCGTCGCAGTCCCGGTCGCAGACCCCCTCACGTTCGACCGCGTGTCCTACACCACGCCCGAGCAGTTAGACAGCATCAATCCGAACATGAACCGGGTCTGGCCGGGTGACGAGGAAGGCACTCTCCACGAGCGCATGGCAGCAACCCTCTGGGAGTACGCGACGGGAGCGGACGCCATCGTAGACCTCCACACGGGCAGTCCGAACATGATGCCTCACGTCGTGTTCATGGAGGACGACGCGGAATCGCGTGCGCTGGCGGAAGCGTTCGGTACCGACCTCCTCCTGTCGGAGCAGGCGGGCGACGACGCCGACGTAGAGTGGAGCGAGCGCGATTTCGGCGGAAAGTTCCGCGTCGCGGCCACCCGCGAAGGAATCCCCTCGATTACGCCGGAACTCGCGCACAACAAGGAAATCGTGGAGGATGCGGTCGAAACCGGTCTGACCGGCCTGCTGAACGTCTGCCGAGAACTCGGTATGTTCCAGCGGTCGCCCGTCGAAAACGGTGATTGGGAACTCGCGCGAAACCACCTCGGTCGGGTGGATGCCACCGATTCGGGCCTGTTCGTGGTCGAATCGAATCACGAACTTGGCGACGAAGTGGCCGCCGGGGAACGAATCGGAACCCTCTACGACCCGGCGACGTACGAGGTGTTGCAGGAAGTCGAAACCGACCGCGCTGGCGTGTTGTACGCGCTGACCCGCGAAGCGACGGTTTGCGGCGGCGGCAAACTGCTGAGCGTTGCCTTACTCCGGGACTGA
- a CDS encoding universal stress protein, whose product MAEHTRTLGFRVAFALGLGTMIAAGIFSLSGTAIAQVGSNAVISFVITAAIGGVTAASYSEFASIYAENGGGYLFSSRTFEDDRLLDTLGEANLDVDYTVEGHICRSVSFDILNTTREDEADLILMGYPKEHEDIAEAVEYDSPCDVLFVDGFGEEAPTLDSVTVGTGGGPHHQSALSLVNELGRSGSEVHVTNVTPGGEGGTAEDLDGTLSELGDVPAVETHDRQADTVAEGLVDAADEHDSVLVIGASRTRLLKRRVFGSTPDRVVSYAKLAGVPVIVCSHPTGVSGRLEDALFPVYRTLKKFRRGHAPKPSSN is encoded by the coding sequence ATGGCAGAGCATACCCGCACGTTGGGGTTCCGTGTTGCTTTCGCACTGGGATTAGGGACGATGATTGCCGCGGGTATCTTCTCGCTCTCGGGAACTGCAATCGCCCAAGTCGGTAGTAACGCAGTTATCTCGTTCGTCATCACGGCGGCGATTGGGGGCGTAACTGCGGCCTCTTACTCCGAATTTGCATCGATTTACGCGGAAAACGGCGGCGGCTACCTCTTTTCCTCGCGGACGTTCGAGGACGACCGCCTGCTCGACACCCTCGGCGAGGCGAACCTCGACGTGGACTACACCGTCGAAGGACACATCTGTCGGAGCGTTTCCTTCGACATTCTGAACACTACTCGTGAGGACGAGGCCGACCTCATCCTAATGGGGTATCCGAAAGAACACGAGGACATCGCGGAGGCCGTGGAGTACGACTCGCCCTGCGACGTGCTGTTCGTGGACGGATTCGGCGAAGAAGCGCCGACCCTCGACAGCGTCACGGTCGGAACCGGCGGTGGGCCACACCACCAATCCGCGCTCTCGCTCGTGAACGAACTCGGACGAAGCGGTTCCGAGGTTCACGTCACCAACGTGACCCCGGGAGGTGAGGGTGGGACGGCGGAAGACCTTGACGGGACGCTGTCGGAACTCGGGGACGTTCCGGCCGTGGAGACACACGATAGGCAGGCCGACACAGTCGCCGAGGGGTTGGTCGACGCCGCCGACGAACACGACAGCGTGTTGGTCATCGGCGCGTCCCGAACCCGCCTGCTGAAACGTCGGGTGTTCGGCAGTACGCCCGACCGCGTCGTCTCCTACGCTAAACTCGCGGGCGTTCCGGTCATCGTCTGTTCGCACCCGACTGGCGTTTCGGGACGACTGGAGGACGCGCTGTTCCCGGTCTATCGAACGCTCAAAAAATTCCGCCGTGGTCACGCACCGAAACCGAGTTCGAACTGA
- the trkA gene encoding Trk system potassium transporter TrkA, whose product MRVIIVGAGEVGSSIAQSLADSHEVIVIDRDGERVDSLTYSIDVLAIEGDGTSLATLQEAGIEEADMVIASTDDDETNLVICGTAKTIDDPFTIARAKKVDYLDTWEHAEQGAFGVDFMVCTNLLTAMDIVRVIGLPAARDVDPFAGGEVQMAEFEVRAESPVANQTVREADRFESLTFAAIIRNGDVDIPGGETVIQADDKVVVIGSPESVQQFALEVAPDETPDADKELVVIGGSEIGFHTARLLEQRDLRPRLIEQDEERARELAEDLPKTMVMASDATDAEFLAREHVDEADVVVAALENDEKNLLVSVLAKQLGAERSIAIVEDAEYVSLFEAVGIDVAINPREVTAEEITRFTREDGAENIALIENDRAEVLEIEIDADSVLTGRPIHEAVADLPSGVVIGAITRNGKFVVPRGDTVVQENDHIVLFVDTNVLNEVNDVI is encoded by the coding sequence ATGCGCGTCATCATCGTCGGTGCCGGTGAGGTCGGTTCGTCCATCGCTCAAAGTCTCGCCGACTCCCACGAAGTGATCGTGATAGACCGAGACGGAGAGCGTGTGGACTCGCTCACGTACTCCATCGACGTCCTCGCAATCGAGGGCGACGGGACTTCGCTCGCCACGCTCCAAGAGGCGGGCATCGAAGAAGCGGACATGGTCATCGCCAGCACTGACGACGACGAGACGAACCTCGTCATCTGCGGGACGGCGAAAACCATAGACGACCCGTTCACCATCGCACGGGCAAAGAAGGTGGATTACCTCGATACGTGGGAACACGCAGAACAGGGCGCGTTCGGCGTCGATTTCATGGTCTGTACGAATCTTCTCACCGCGATGGACATCGTCCGCGTCATCGGCCTGCCTGCGGCGCGCGACGTAGACCCCTTCGCAGGTGGCGAAGTGCAGATGGCCGAGTTCGAAGTTCGGGCCGAGAGTCCAGTGGCAAATCAGACAGTGCGGGAAGCAGACCGCTTCGAATCGCTCACCTTCGCCGCGATTATCCGAAACGGCGACGTGGACATTCCGGGCGGAGAAACCGTGATTCAGGCCGACGACAAGGTCGTCGTCATCGGCAGTCCGGAAAGCGTCCAGCAGTTCGCGCTCGAAGTCGCGCCCGATGAAACGCCGGACGCAGACAAGGAACTGGTCGTCATCGGCGGGAGCGAAATCGGCTTTCACACTGCTCGACTGCTCGAACAGCGAGATTTGCGCCCACGACTCATCGAACAAGACGAAGAGCGCGCGCGGGAATTGGCCGAAGACCTCCCGAAAACCATGGTCATGGCGAGCGACGCGACCGATGCGGAGTTCCTCGCCCGCGAACACGTGGACGAGGCGGACGTGGTCGTCGCCGCCTTGGAAAACGACGAGAAAAATCTCCTCGTCTCGGTGCTGGCAAAGCAACTCGGTGCCGAACGCTCGATTGCAATCGTCGAGGACGCCGAATACGTCTCGTTGTTCGAGGCGGTCGGCATCGACGTGGCAATCAACCCCCGCGAGGTAACCGCCGAAGAAATCACGCGCTTCACCCGCGAAGACGGTGCCGAAAACATCGCACTCATCGAGAACGACCGCGCGGAGGTGTTGGAAATCGAAATCGACGCCGACAGCGTCCTCACCGGCCGCCCTATTCACGAGGCGGTCGCAGACCTTCCCTCGGGCGTCGTTATCGGCGCGATTACGCGGAACGGGAAGTTCGTCGTTCCCCGCGGTGATACGGTCGTGCAGGAAAACGACCACATCGTGCTGTTCGTCGATACGAACGTCCTGAACGAAGTAAACGACGTGATATGA